A section of the Citrus sinensis cultivar Valencia sweet orange chromosome 8, DVS_A1.0, whole genome shotgun sequence genome encodes:
- the LOC107176042 gene encoding uncharacterized protein LOC107176042 — MLQQPTHQDTGASSQATATLVGSHPITVGEDVATPVVTTHDKSKYNGRALGDLGASINLIPLSVFKQLGVGECRPITVTLQLADRSHAYPEGKIEDVLVKVDKLIFLVDFIVLDFEADKEVPIILRRPFLATGKTLIDV; from the exons ATGTTACAGCAACCCACCCATCAAGATACTGGTGCTAGCAGTCAAGCTACAGCAACCCTGGTAGGAAGTCACCCAATAACTGTTGGAGAAGATGTTGCAACACCAGTGGTGACAACTCACGATAAATCAAA GTACAATGGTAGAGCACTCGGTGACTTGGGAGCTAGCATTAATCTAATACCATTATCTGTATTTAAGCAATTGGGAGTAGGAGAGTGCAGGCCAATAACAGTCACTTTGCAATTAGCTGACAGATCTCATGCATACCCTGaaggaaagattgaagatGTATTGGTGAAGGTTGACAAATTAATCTTTCTAgtggattttattgtactAGATTTTGAGGCTGATAAAGAGGTACCAATTATACTTAGAAGACCTTTTCTAGCAACTGGAAAGACTCTGATAGATGTGTAG